GGGGGTATTGTTGCACAATGGTTTAGCTATAGTATTTCAATACTAATGTTGTTTTTAATGGTTTGGAATTTTGGTTCATTGGCTGGTTGGGAGTCAACGGAAATCATTTTTATGTATGCTGTATGGTTATTAACATATGCTTTGGGGGCATCTTTCACTACTCATATGTGCAGAAGTTTCCCTTCTATGGCTATAAATGGACAACTCGATGAGGCCTATACTCGCCCGATTTCACCATTTTTATATGTTATGGCTACCACGTATAATGCTGGATTTATTTCGCATATTTCATTATCATTAGTGGTTTTGGTGTATAGCATTGTGCAACTTGGTATCTCTTGGACTGTATTACATTGGTTATGGTTTGTAATAGCCATTATCAGTGGGGCGGTTATTAATGCTTGTATGATGCTTATATGCGACATGCCTGCGATCAGGACTCGTTCTAAATCACCTACGAGCATGTTTTATACGGAAGGGCGGGGGTTTACTCAGTATCCTATTACCATTTATCCCCGAGCTATTGTATTGGTATTTACAACAATACTGCCCTTCGGGTTTACAAGTTACTATCCCATTCAAGTTTTGCTTGGAAAAAAAGATGGTATAATGCCGCAAATAACTATGTGGCTGTCACCAATTGTTGCTGTTTTATTAGTCGGGATTACAGCTTTGTGTTGGCAGGTTTTAAGCAGCAAGTATGAAAGTGCAGGTACGTGAAAGTCAAACTTATTTAATTTCATCGTCGGAGGTGGGCTTGTGCCACAAATAGAATTATCTAATGTGACAAAGGATTATAAAATACGCAATCGTGAAAGCAATCGTTCTATTTTTAAAGAATTCATTAGACCTAGCTATACAAAA
This genomic interval from Paenibacillus sp. FSL H8-0332 contains the following:
- a CDS encoding ABC-2 family transporter protein, which encodes MYKSSFEYSGAFFGGIVAQWFSYSISILMLFLMVWNFGSLAGWESTEIIFMYAVWLLTYALGASFTTHMCRSFPSMAINGQLDEAYTRPISPFLYVMATTYNAGFISHISLSLVVLVYSIVQLGISWTVLHWLWFVIAIISGAVINACMMLICDMPAIRTRSKSPTSMFYTEGRGFTQYPITIYPRAIVLVFTTILPFGFTSYYPIQVLLGKKDGIMPQITMWLSPIVAVLLVGITALCWQVLSSKYESAGT